The genomic segment ATATTTTCTGCCACGCGACCAACCTAGAATAGACCATTTTGAACGCAAACAATAGACGTATACGCCGCATAAAATTGCTTTATAAGGGTCTTTTTCCTGCTGCCTGAGCCATATCGTCCAGCTGCTTTTGCAGCTGCCGTTCGGCTGCCTGATCTTCGCCCTTTCTCAGGCGGGTAATTAAATCTTCGATGGCGCGGCGGCGCAAATGCTGGCCGTGCCAGTGCTGGCGCAGCTTTACTAGCTGCTCGATGAGCTGGGCAACAGCGCTCTCTTGCTGCTTTATCGCATCGCCCAACTGCTGAATAAACTGACTGTAGCGGGATAATTCTTCCGGGCGCATCCCACTCTGGGCTCCGGCGTATTGCTCTACATAACCTGTGCGATAGTCAGCCAGCTCGCTCGCTTTTTGGCGCTGCTCATCTACCAGCTTTTGGTGCCTTGCCAAATAATCGGCAGCCTCTTGCTCGTGGCGCTCTGCCAGCATTAATACCACACCCAGACGCTGTGACCGCTTCGCCGCCATAAACGTCAGGTTTTATGTTGTGCCGTGCTATTGGCAGAGGTTTTACCGTGTGCTGCGGCCAGCGGGCTTTGGCCGCGGGACTGTGCCGGTGCAATCACTGCCTTTAAGTTGTTGATCGATTCAGGCAAGTGCACCGACTCCTTGAGCCCCTGCTGAATAAACGCCCGCAGCTTGGGAAAGCGTTCAATTGCCTCATCGGTCACAGGGTCTGAGCCCGCGCTGTAGGCGCCAATGGTGATTAAGTCACGGTTTTGGTTATAGCGAGACAACATCTGCTTAAAGGACTGCATCAGTTTTAAATGATCGGCAGGGACGATGTTCGGCATAGCACGGCTGATAGAGGCCTCGACATCAATTGCGGGGTAAACCCCCTCCTCTGCCAAGGTGCGCGACAACACAATATGGCCATCCAGAATCGCTCGCGCCGAATCGGCAATAGGGTCCTGTAAATCATCTCCCTCGGTTAACACCGTATAAAAGGCCGTAATCGAACCCTCTCCTTCCGCGGCGTTGCCAGCACGCTCCACCAATTCAGGTATTTTGGCAAATACCGAGGGCGGATAACCTTTGGTTGCGGGCGGCTCACCAATGGCGAGGGAAATCTCTCGCTGGGCCTGGGCAAAACGGGTGAGTGAATCCATCAGCAAAAGTACATTCAACCCTTGGTCGCGGTAGTATTCCGCCACCCGACTCGCCAGCTGCGAGGCCCGCAGCCGCATTAGCGGGGCATCGTCAGCCGGTGACGCCACGACGACCGCTCGCTGCATACCCTCGGGGCCGAGAATATGGTCGATAAATTCTTTTACTTCGCGCCCGCGCTCTCCCACCAGCCCCACCACCACAACATCGGCGGTGGTATATTTGGTCATCATGCCCATGAGTACACTTTTACCCACACCACTGCCGGCAAAAAGCCCCATACGCTGGCCTCGCCCTACTGTTACCAGAGCATTGATTGCACGAATGCCCACATCCAGAGGCTCGCTGATGGGGTGACGCCTTAGGGGGTTAATATCGCGCGGGTGCGCATCGAGAAACTCACCGCCCTGTAAAGGACCCAGCCCGTCCAGAGGCTGCCCCAAACCGTTAATCACACGCCCCAGGGTTTGCAAGCCGATACGCATCGCAGAGCTATGGGCAAGAGGTATAACTCGCGCGCCCGGCTCCAACCCTTCGACGCGCTTTACCGGCATCAGGAAAATACTGGCGCCCGCAAAACCTACCACCTCGGCTTCCACCCGGCGCCCATCGCGAGATACGACCGCACACTGACGCCCCACCGAGACATTTAGCCCGACCGCCTCAAGCGTTAAACCCACTGAGCGCACCAACTTGCCTTCGGCTTCGGGCTCTACCGCAGATGGGCTAGGTAAATACGGTCGCAATCGGTACCAGAGGTCGCGCCGGCTATTCATAACTCGGGCTCTTGATCGTCCGAGGGCTGAGAAGTATCCGTAGGCGGCTCAGGCTCCTCGCCTGATATGTCTGGCGCGATGGGATCAGAGCCTGTATTGGCAGCCAGCAATTGCTCATCCGAGGTGTGCTCGTCGACTTCTTGTTGGGATAAAAACCGCTCAATGACTTCATCCAGGCGCCGTTCCACCGAACAATCCACGAAACTGTCGCGGGTGGCGACCTTGACCCCGCCCTGTGCCAGCTCTGAATCCCGATGGAAAGACCAGTCTAGCTGGTGCTCCTGGGCATATTGCTCGACTTTCTCAGCGTCCTGAGGGTTTAGATAAACGCTCAGGTGATCACTGCCCGCAGGCAAAGCTTTTACGGCCGACTTTACCAGGGTGACAATATCGGCGGGCTGGGTGGTCAACTCCCGCTCAACCACAGCGCGGGTCAGTCGCGTCACGGTCTCGAGCAGTAGCTTCTCAAGGCGCTCATCCTGCTCATCAATCGGCTGCAGCAATGCTTCGGCTAGCGCCTGAAAAGCTTGCTGTTCAGCCACCAGTTGCTGGCGCATCTCAAGCGCACCTTTGTGCTCACCGGAATCAAAGCCGTCGTCGTAACCTTTTTTGAAACCCTCTTCGCGGCCTTTAGCAAATCCTTCGAGCTCAGCTTCGCGCACAATCGCTTCCAGCTCGTCGGCGGTTAGTCCACCCTGAGGCAGCTCCTCGACTTCTACATCTTCGATACTTTCTTCGCTTTGCTCTTCTTGTTTTTGCGTCTTTTTATGGGCATTCACCACGCTGCCGTCGTCGTCGATCACGGGCATCGCCCAGGATCGCCAGGCGTCGGCATTGGCAGCGGGAATACGGTTGGGGTTTTTCTTTTCACCCATGCTCGGGCAGCCTACAGCATCTGTTCGCCACTGCCGCCGAGCACGATTTCACCGGCATCGGCCATACGGCGGGCAGTGGTCAGGATTTCTTTTTGCGCAGCCTCGACTTCTGACACACGCACGGGGCCTTTCACTTCCAAGTCGTCACGCAACAGCTCGGCCGCACGTTTGGACATATTTTTGAATATTTTTTCCTGCAAGTCTGTATCCGCACCCTTGAGGGCAATAATCAAGACCTCAGATGAGACCTCGCGCAGCAGCGCCTGAATACCGCGGTCATCAACATCTTTAAGATTTTCAAACACAAACATCAAATCCTGGATCTGATTGCCCATGTCTTCATCGACTTCTTTAATGGCGTCCATCAGTTCAGTTTCAATACTGCCATCAAGGTGATTCATGATTTCAGCCGCAACTTTGTAGCCACCCATGGCTTTGGTTTGCGAGCCGGCTTTACCTGAGAACTGTTTTTCGAGAATATCGTTTAGCTCTTGCAGGGCACTAGGCTGCACGGTATCCAGCGATGCGACGCGCATCATGATATCGATACGGACTTTCTCGGTGAAAAACGTCAAAACCTCGGCGGACTGGTCCGCGTCCAGATAGGCAATAACGATGGCTTGAATCTGGGGATGCTCGTTACGAATAATATCGGCCACCGAGCGAGCATCCATCCATTTTAAGGTGTCTAGCCCGGTGGTATTACCACCCAGCAGAATACGATCCACCAGCGAGTTTGCTTTGTCTTCGCCAAGGGCCGCTACCAGCATATTGCGGATGTAGTTATCGGCCCCCATCCCTAAGCCGGTTAAATTGCGCGCCTCGTCCAAAAAGCTTTGCATTACCGCTTGCACGTCGGCCTGCTGAACATTGGTTAGTCCTGACATGGCCGCGCCAATTCTCTGTACTTCTTTCGGCCCCATGTGCTTGAGCACTTCGGCGGCATCTTTTTCCCCCAGCGACATCAGCAAAATAGCCGCTTGGTCTACAGAGCTCATTCGCGAGGCGACGCTTCTTTCTTCGTTGTTTGCCACTGCCAGTTACTCGTCTTTATTGATCCAGGATTTCACCACCTGAGCCACCCGGCCCGGGTCTTCGGCAATCAGTCCTTTAATCGCGTTCA from the Gilvimarinus sp. DA14 genome contains:
- the fliJ gene encoding flagellar export protein FliJ, coding for MAAKRSQRLGVVLMLAERHEQEAADYLARHQKLVDEQRQKASELADYRTGYVEQYAGAQSGMRPEELSRYSQFIQQLGDAIKQQESAVAQLIEQLVKLRQHWHGQHLRRRAIEDLITRLRKGEDQAAERQLQKQLDDMAQAAGKRPL
- the fliI gene encoding flagellar protein export ATPase FliI, encoding MNSRRDLWYRLRPYLPSPSAVEPEAEGKLVRSVGLTLEAVGLNVSVGRQCAVVSRDGRRVEAEVVGFAGASIFLMPVKRVEGLEPGARVIPLAHSSAMRIGLQTLGRVINGLGQPLDGLGPLQGGEFLDAHPRDINPLRRHPISEPLDVGIRAINALVTVGRGQRMGLFAGSGVGKSVLMGMMTKYTTADVVVVGLVGERGREVKEFIDHILGPEGMQRAVVVASPADDAPLMRLRASQLASRVAEYYRDQGLNVLLLMDSLTRFAQAQREISLAIGEPPATKGYPPSVFAKIPELVERAGNAAEGEGSITAFYTVLTEGDDLQDPIADSARAILDGHIVLSRTLAEEGVYPAIDVEASISRAMPNIVPADHLKLMQSFKQMLSRYNQNRDLITIGAYSAGSDPVTDEAIERFPKLRAFIQQGLKESVHLPESINNLKAVIAPAQSRGQSPLAAAHGKTSANSTAQHKT
- a CDS encoding flagellar assembly protein FliH; this translates as MGEKKNPNRIPAANADAWRSWAMPVIDDDGSVVNAHKKTQKQEEQSEESIEDVEVEELPQGGLTADELEAIVREAELEGFAKGREEGFKKGYDDGFDSGEHKGALEMRQQLVAEQQAFQALAEALLQPIDEQDERLEKLLLETVTRLTRAVVERELTTQPADIVTLVKSAVKALPAGSDHLSVYLNPQDAEKVEQYAQEHQLDWSFHRDSELAQGGVKVATRDSFVDCSVERRLDEVIERFLSQQEVDEHTSDEQLLAANTGSDPIAPDISGEEPEPPTDTSQPSDDQEPEL
- the fliG gene encoding flagellar motor switch protein FliG → MSSVDQAAILLMSLGEKDAAEVLKHMGPKEVQRIGAAMSGLTNVQQADVQAVMQSFLDEARNLTGLGMGADNYIRNMLVAALGEDKANSLVDRILLGGNTTGLDTLKWMDARSVADIIRNEHPQIQAIVIAYLDADQSAEVLTFFTEKVRIDIMMRVASLDTVQPSALQELNDILEKQFSGKAGSQTKAMGGYKVAAEIMNHLDGSIETELMDAIKEVDEDMGNQIQDLMFVFENLKDVDDRGIQALLREVSSEVLIIALKGADTDLQEKIFKNMSKRAAELLRDDLEVKGPVRVSEVEAAQKEILTTARRMADAGEIVLGGSGEQML